A genomic window from Sulfurospirillum multivorans DSM 12446 includes:
- a CDS encoding lactate permease LctP family transporter, with amino-acid sequence MQTWQQVYSPIAGSLGLSALVALIPIIFFFLALAVFRMKGHYAATITLALSMIVAVVGFSMPTNMAFASAGYGFLYGLWPIAWIIVASVFLYKLTVKSGQFGIIRNSILTITDDQRIQVILIGFAFGAFLEGAAGFGAPVAITAAILVGLGFQPIYAAGLCLIANTAPVAFGALGIPILVAGKVTGIDPFLVGAMAGRQLPFLSILIPLWIVAMMDGWRGVKEVWPAALVAGGSFALSQYATSNFIGPELPDVTSAILSIVSLTIFLKFWKPKNVMKGHVSAELEKETQKAHTGGEVLKAWSPFIILSIMVTIWTTNAFKAYFAKGAIMAGTIFNFEFTSISNTIFKMMPIVAKPTAFSVVYTFNPISATGTAIFFAAIISMFVLRVNVSTAIKTMGETLFELKWAILSIGMVLGFAFVMNYSGMSTTMALVLANTGFLFPFFSPILGWLGVFLTGSDTSSNALFCGLQQNTAQQLGLNETLMVTANTTGGVCGKMISPQSISIACASAGIVGKESDLFRFTVKHSLILVTIMGLMTMAQAYIFTWMIP; translated from the coding sequence ATGCAAACTTGGCAACAAGTTTATTCCCCCATTGCGGGCAGTTTAGGGCTATCTGCACTCGTGGCGTTAATCCCTATTATCTTTTTCTTTCTAGCACTTGCCGTGTTTAGAATGAAAGGTCATTACGCCGCAACGATTACATTAGCGCTTTCTATGATAGTGGCTGTTGTTGGTTTTAGTATGCCTACGAATATGGCATTTGCTTCAGCAGGGTACGGCTTTTTATACGGCCTTTGGCCTATTGCTTGGATTATCGTCGCGTCGGTTTTCCTTTACAAGCTAACGGTCAAAAGTGGGCAATTTGGAATTATTCGTAACTCCATTCTTACGATTACCGATGATCAACGTATCCAAGTCATTCTCATTGGTTTTGCCTTTGGTGCATTTTTAGAAGGTGCTGCTGGTTTTGGTGCTCCTGTTGCGATTACAGCGGCTATTCTTGTTGGACTTGGTTTTCAACCGATTTATGCGGCTGGACTTTGTTTGATTGCAAATACCGCGCCCGTCGCTTTTGGCGCGTTGGGTATTCCTATCTTGGTCGCAGGTAAAGTCACCGGCATCGATCCATTTTTAGTCGGTGCAATGGCAGGACGCCAGCTTCCATTCCTTTCTATCCTTATTCCTCTTTGGATTGTTGCAATGATGGATGGTTGGAGAGGTGTGAAAGAAGTATGGCCGGCGGCTCTTGTGGCTGGTGGTAGTTTTGCATTGTCTCAATACGCAACATCTAACTTCATCGGACCAGAGTTACCCGACGTAACCTCTGCAATCCTCTCTATCGTCTCTTTAACCATTTTCTTAAAATTCTGGAAACCAAAGAATGTTATGAAAGGTCATGTTTCTGCTGAACTTGAGAAAGAGACCCAAAAAGCGCACACAGGTGGCGAAGTGCTTAAAGCATGGTCACCGTTTATTATTCTTTCCATCATGGTAACCATTTGGACGACCAATGCCTTTAAAGCGTATTTTGCTAAAGGTGCCATTATGGCAGGTACCATATTCAACTTTGAGTTTACAAGTATCAGCAACACCATTTTCAAAATGATGCCAATTGTCGCTAAACCTACTGCATTCTCCGTGGTTTATACTTTCAACCCGATTTCGGCTACAGGAACAGCGATCTTCTTTGCGGCGATTATCTCTATGTTTGTGTTACGCGTCAATGTTTCAACAGCGATTAAAACAATGGGTGAAACACTCTTTGAGCTTAAATGGGCGATTTTATCGATCGGTATGGTTTTGGGCTTTGCCTTTGTGATGAACTATTCAGGCATGTCAACAACGATGGCACTTGTGCTTGCAAACACAGGCTTCTTGTTCCCATTCTTCTCTCCAATCCTTGGTTGGTTAGGCGTATTCTTGACAGGTTCAGATACATCATCCAACGCACTTTTCTGCGGATTGCAACAAAATACAGCGCAACAGCTTGGATTGAATGAGACCTTGATGGTTACAGCCAATACAACCGGTGGTGTTTGTGGTAAGATGATTTCTCCTCAATCTATCTCCATTGCATGTGCATCTGCTGGTATTGTTGGAAAAGAGTCAGACCTCTTTAGATTTACCGTAAAACACAGCTTGATTCTTGTCACCATTATGGGCTTAATGACAATGGCACAAGCGTATATCTTTACGTGGATGATTCCTTAA
- a CDS encoding response regulator, whose amino-acid sequence MAREKILIVEDNKALSKLIVKKMEASLNFDVDAAYSFEEAQTIVEKNNDYFVALLDLNLPDAPDGEVVDMILSYKIPSIILTGSMDQEIREKILKKDVIDYVYKGNIDDVNYIFTLIERLHKNRDIKVMIVDDSMATRSQIKSLLHHQMFKVLVAAHGEEALAFLKDNPDIKLILTDYLMPVIDGVELTKEVRKLYNKNELSIIAMTASNQELISAKFLKIGVNDFINKPFLREEIACRINNSLDALEYIAKIKEMAQNDFLSGLSNRRHFFEVMREYFHEAKKRDESFAIALIDVDNFKQINDTLGHHVGDTVIVELAKALSKHLTHDHFIARWGGDEFCVVLKNIEQKKALEFFIKLKSAISGLHIKTKEKKEVSVNISIGVTFGDLESVEEMINQADKALYISKKNGRNRVEVA is encoded by the coding sequence ATGGCACGCGAAAAGATTTTAATTGTTGAAGATAACAAAGCACTTTCCAAATTGATCGTCAAAAAGATGGAGGCCAGTCTGAATTTTGATGTGGATGCCGCCTACAGTTTTGAAGAGGCTCAAACGATTGTTGAAAAGAACAATGATTATTTTGTCGCACTTCTCGATCTTAACCTTCCCGATGCTCCCGATGGTGAAGTGGTGGATATGATCTTATCCTATAAAATTCCCTCCATAATTCTCACAGGTTCGATGGATCAAGAGATACGTGAAAAGATTTTGAAAAAAGATGTGATTGATTATGTCTATAAAGGTAATATCGATGATGTCAATTATATTTTCACGCTGATTGAGAGATTGCATAAAAACCGTGATATTAAAGTCATGATCGTGGATGATTCTATGGCGACACGTTCCCAAATCAAATCCCTGTTACATCACCAAATGTTTAAAGTATTGGTTGCCGCACACGGTGAAGAGGCATTAGCGTTTTTAAAAGACAACCCTGACATCAAGCTTATCTTAACTGATTATTTAATGCCGGTTATTGATGGTGTGGAGCTGACCAAAGAGGTTCGCAAACTCTACAATAAAAATGAACTCTCCATCATTGCGATGACAGCAAGCAATCAAGAACTGATCTCTGCTAAATTTCTTAAAATCGGTGTAAATGATTTTATCAACAAACCTTTTTTGCGAGAAGAGATAGCATGTCGCATTAACAATTCATTGGATGCTTTAGAGTACATTGCTAAAATCAAAGAGATGGCACAAAATGATTTTTTAAGTGGGCTTTCAAACAGGCGCCATTTCTTTGAAGTGATGCGTGAGTATTTTCACGAGGCGAAAAAGCGCGATGAGTCGTTTGCCATAGCCTTAATTGATGTGGATAATTTTAAACAGATCAATGATACCTTAGGTCACCACGTGGGCGATACGGTCATTGTTGAGCTGGCAAAAGCTTTGAGTAAACACCTCACGCATGATCATTTTATTGCACGTTGGGGTGGTGATGAGTTTTGTGTCGTGCTTAAAAATATTGAGCAAAAAAAGGCATTGGAATTTTTTATAAAACTCAAAAGCGCCATTTCAGGGCTTCACATTAAAACCAAAGAGAAAAAAGAGGTGAGTGTGAATATCTCCATTGGGGTGACGTTTGGTGATTTAGA